One region of Alphaproteobacteria bacterium genomic DNA includes:
- the rpsU gene encoding 30S ribosomal protein S21, which yields MVEVIVRNNDVDQALRVLKKKMQKEGIFREMRLRENYEKPSERRARDQAEAVRRHRKLMRKRMEREGY from the coding sequence ATGGTTGAAGTCATCGTACGCAACAACGATGTGGATCAGGCGCTGCGCGTCCTGAAGAAGAAAATGCAGAAAGAAGGCATTTTCCGCGAAATGCGGCTGCGGGAAAATTATGAAAAGCCGTCCGAGCGACGGGCGCGCGACCAGGCGGAAGCCGTGCGGCGGCACCGCAAACTGATGCGCAAACGCATGGAACGCGAAGGTTACTAG
- the ppa gene encoding inorganic diphosphatase, whose amino-acid sequence MRIESIAIGNNPPADVNVLIEVPVGGQPIKYELDKDAGVLVVDRFLYTPMTYPGNYGFVPHTLSEDGDPIDVLVCNTRQLVPGCVINARPIGVMIMEDESGLDEKIIAVPSSHLTRRYDGVDNFSDLPEITLQQIQHFFEHYKDLEPGKWVKIGDWMDAGTARRMIEEAIARAKTT is encoded by the coding sequence ATGCGCATCGAATCCATCGCCATCGGCAACAACCCGCCGGCGGACGTGAACGTGCTGATCGAAGTGCCGGTCGGCGGACAGCCGATCAAATACGAACTGGACAAGGATGCCGGTGTGCTGGTGGTCGACCGGTTCCTCTATACGCCGATGACCTATCCGGGCAATTACGGCTTCGTTCCGCATACATTGTCGGAAGACGGCGATCCCATCGACGTGCTGGTCTGCAATACCCGCCAGCTCGTCCCCGGCTGTGTCATCAACGCGCGGCCCATCGGCGTGATGATCATGGAAGACGAATCCGGCCTGGATGAAAAGATCATCGCGGTGCCGTCATCGCACCTGACCCGGCGCTATGACGGCGTCGACAATTTTTCCGACCTGCCGGAAATCACCCTGCAGCAGATCCAGCATTTCTTTGAACACTACAAGGATCTGGAGCCGGGCAAATGGGTCAAGATCGGCGACTGGATGGATGCCGGCACGGCAAGGCGGATGATCGAGGAAGCAATAGCGCGGGCAAAAACGACCTGA